A window of Gossypium hirsutum isolate 1008001.06 chromosome D13, Gossypium_hirsutum_v2.1, whole genome shotgun sequence genomic DNA:
tacttttttttttttagtagcAAATACCTATTACCTCTTTTCCATGTATTGCAGTCTTGAGGATGTCAAATTATATGTTATCAAGATTTTGGATCCAATACAAGTATGCATTCAACACAAGTATGTTATGTTCAGTCTTTTTGAGAATTTCATATATTTAGAAAATTATGCCCTTATACCTCCATGTTTTTAAGTATGTGTTGGAATAGGTGTTGGACAtataacaactaaaaataatatatatatgatagttaatatctaaaattacaaaaaaaagcaAATAATTTGTTGACTTGTAAACCTTTTCATGGGCGAGTTTGAACAAAGCtattaggctcaaaaaatgagtTTCGATAAAAAAGTTAGATCTGTTCAAATTATCAGTCCAGCTcgagcttgaacattcaaggcccaAGCCTGACTTGACCCGACCCATTttcaagtttatattttttttatattatgttgtttttatatatattatgtaatttataacacataaaaattaaatctatagtaatatataatactactataatgtaaatattaaaaaatattaagataatacgaatttgaacaaaattttaagccaTATTTTAAGTCGACTGACTTGGACAAGCATAAAGTGTGTTAATATTATACTTAGACCCAGTCAAACCCAACCTGTGAACACCCTTATTCTCTTGTCAATGTGTTGGATGGCATTTAAGGTGGTCGACAAACTTTTTGACGTTGCCATTTAACTTGAAACCAATCATTTTCTAACACTTGAAACAATCCATCATAAATGGTGATCAAGCATGAATGCCTCATTTCTGATTAATTCCAAAGGCAGGCACATCTAAACTGGAATACATGGAATTCTCAGTATTTACAGGCTAAGAAATCTGTACTCAAAATTATCAGCAAAACATTTAGGTCTTCTCAATTCATTCTCTTGCTAACAAGGTGCTGATATCAGTTGATAACTAATTCCTTCTGCTGCAGGAAACACCAATTGATTCAAACATGCTCGGAATAAGAAATAAACCCACTTTCCCGGTTAGATTGCCTTCTTTTGCCTGTATGATCTTGGTTAGTTTAAACTCAAAAAGCACAAACATGATTGATGATATAAGTGATATAAATGCAATAACAGATTACCCTGAAACAAATTTCCCACCCCTTTGGGCTGCTCCATCACACTTGAATTTGCAGACTCCAGAGGTACAATCtgaaaacaaaaaaagataaaataaatcaACCATTTGAAGTACATTATTTTGAATAAAGGCAATATCACAAAATAGTTTCCAGGTATCCAAAATACAACCAACTCAAATGTTTCAAGAAATGGAACCAATTCATATACTGAAAATCTGTGAAGATATTGAGCTTTAGAATAAGCTATGAGTGACCTTGTCAACATGCTATTGGACTGAAAGCTCTGTTAATACTAGACAAGTGGGTTGAGGAGTGTTTTGCATCTCTTCTAAGTCCAGCTTGAACCTTGTCCCTTCGAGGCAAACATATACACAGTGGTATTTTGATTAACTCTTTCAATTAATCGAAGTTTGACTAGCTTAATCTAGCACAATGTTTTTGATACTAAAGATGATCCAACATAGCTTCAATGGCTAAAATGTATATTctaataaaaaaacatacatgAGGTTTCTTGCAGTATCATCCATACACAGAACCAGACATGTTAAAATAGTTCCATTTCATGTTGCAAGCAATTCATTAGAAGCTTGTCAATTATTTCTACAATTTCATCTgaaataaaattacatataatattataatactaTTTATTCTTTagccaaataaattaaaaatatcatggATAGAATTCAAAATGAGTCTTAGCTTAGCCAAAAAGTAACtcatagaaataatcaaaaaatcaaaaagtaACTCATGGTTATTGATGGCTAGGTATGAAaagctttctttttcttcctcctctttaATAGATAGCTCCCTCATGCCTCTCCACTGAAATGATAAAGATATCATCTCAGCAAGTAAGGGataaaatcacaaaaatattACTGTCCTAAATGAACTAAATAATGTGTTCCTAAATTATTCCTCAAGAACCCCATTACTCTCAAAGTTGAATTCTCCTAAATGTGTTCCTATAAGAATATGATTACCCCCAAAATGTTAATCAATTAGCAAGCTAAAAATTATTAAAGCAAGAGGAAGTGAACTTTGTATGAAACTTGACCTTGTGCAATGTGCCAGTTTTCTAGGCCCATCAGTCAGGACAATGTTTTAGGAAGCGCTGTACAAATTTTTGTCATGTACCAGTCAGGAAACCTTCAGGAGAAACAACAagtaaaaaggaaaaacaaaaacagaaatgagaaaattgattcacCTTAGACCTAGTTTCTAGTTTGTTTCTTGACCGTTGTAAATTTGAACTTGGGTTGGCTTTAGCTTTTCTGATGATGGAGCTAAAAGCAGATGAAACCAGCCTGGTTACTTGAGCGTTGGGAATTTGCACTGACAACTTTGATTCTTGTTTGGTTCTTTCTGAACATGGCCTGGCTTCAGCTTTTCTAATGCCGGTGCTAGATGACACCAGGCTACCACTTTTCGGTAGTCTGGACAATCTACGTAAGCTTGTGGTTCAATAGTTTTCCGCTAATATTTCTTACAGCATCTGGGGTACTTTCTTTCATTGAAGGGACACTTTTCGATAGTCTGGATGGTCTAGGTAAGCTAGAGTCCCGTTTAGTAGTTTGTCTGGTAATATTCCTTACAGCATTTGCTGTACTTTCTTTCATTGAAGGGACCCTTCTCAATAGTTTGGACGATCTAGGTAAGCTAGAGTGCCTTTCAGTAGTTTGTCTGCGTATATTTCTTACAGCATTTTGGGTACTTTCTTTCCTTGAAGGGACACTTTTCAATAGTTTGGACAACCTAGGTAAGCTAAAGTGCCTTTCAGTAGTTTGTCTGCTCATATTTCTTACAGCATTTTGGGTACTTTCTTTAATTGAAGGGACACTTATCAATAGTTTGGACGATCTAGGTAAGCTAAAGTGCCGTTCAGTAGTTTGTCTGCTAATATTTCTTACAGCATTTGGGGTACTTTCTTTCATTGAACAGACAGTTTTCGGTAGTCCAGACAATCTAGGTAAGCTAGAGCGCGGTTCGGTAGTTTGTCTGCAAATATCTCGAACAGCATTTTGGGTACTTTCTTTTGTTGAAGAGACGCTTTTCGATAATCCAGATAGTCTAGGTAAGCTATGAGGTTTAATAGTTTGTCTGCTAATATTTCTTTCAGTATTTTGAGTACTTTCTTTCATTGAGGGGGCACTTTTTGATAGTCTGGACAATCTAGGCAACCTAGAGTGTGGTTCAGTAGTTTGTCTGCTAATATTTCTTACAGCATTTGGGGTACTTTGTTTCATTGAAGGGACAATTATCGATAGTCCAGACAATCTAGGTAAGCTAGAGTGTGGTTCAGTACTTTGTCTGCTAATATTTCTTACTGCATTAGGGGTACTTTCTATCGTTGAAGGGACACTTTCATTGACCTTGACACTAGCTTGCTGACGAAGAGAAGGATTTGGCTTAGATTTCATAACAGCAACTTTAGTAGTTATGCTGCACACCTTTGCTTTGTTTGTAATAGCAGAAGCAACAGTTCCCTGATTAAGAtataaacaaaaaccaaaattaagATGAGCTATATAAGCATTTGATTGGTACAAGCTAGAGCTATGTGTTTTCAGGGAAGAAATGTAAATGGAAAGCATATGACATGTAGATGTAGAGTAatacagtaataataataataataataacacaattTAATTAGCCATGTTGGTTTAAAGACAATGAAAGAACATTTCATGTCCACCTATATATACTAATTCTCATAGCAATTCTTTCCACTTATTTTGGACGAGCACAAAGATTATAAAAGAGATGCAACTTCAAAACATAGTTGATTTCAACTGAAAACTAAACTCGGCTTCTTTACCTTATCCTTCACTTTATTGCCATGCTTTATCGTTTTGTTAAAAATTTGCTTCACTTTGCTAGAGGCAATGCTTTTTCGCTGGGCACATTTTGGATTTCCCTCAGACAGTGGAGGATGCGAGACAGAAGCCTCTTCAAAATAATTTTCCACTTCAACAGTATTTCTACAGACTTTCATTCCTTCCTCTATGGTAGCATCATTATTTTCAGTAGAGCAATTTTTTACTTCTTGGCAACATGGTTCCATATTGTTTGAAATGCCTTGGCTGTCTGAAATCTGAATTTGACTAGCATTGCTCGGTTTATCTTCCTTTTCTGCAACAGCATCATTAAAACCAATTCCTCTTAGTTTCGAATTCTCCTGTGTCTCTTGACTTGGACCATATTGCCTGGTATTTTGCTGATGAGCTGGTAATGCTTCCACAACTCCAACTCTTTTGTAGAATTCATTAAAATAGGCCGTCTTTTGAGCAACGAATCCTGGGGCCTGGAACTTCTGAAGTTCCTCTTCACATCTATTGTAAGTAAAAACTGACCTTTTCTCCCAGGCAATTGAA
This region includes:
- the LOC107918538 gene encoding protein WVD2-like 7 isoform X1, whose protein sequence is MEHEACSGKWRQHSPAFDSLSLLHIFVDAIVDFLFSESRQGIKVNWDFLVCESVCTTPFKMATPEIEIHHRFFRNSIYSSFPQFFEEISAILSRGSISFGRYADDSIAWEKRSVFTYNRCEEELQKFQAPGFVAQKTAYFNEFYKRVGVVEALPAHQQNTRQYGPSQETQENSKLRGIGFNDAVAEKEDKPSNASQIQISDSQGISNNMEPCCQEVKNCSTENNDATIEEGMKVCRNTVEVENYFEEASVSHPPLSEGNPKCAQRKSIASSKVKQIFNKTIKHGNKVKDKGTVASAITNKAKIVPLESANSSVMEQPKGVGNLFQGKRRQSNRESGFISYSEHV
- the LOC107918538 gene encoding protein WVD2-like 7 isoform X2, coding for MEHEACSGKWRQHSPAFDSLSLLHIFVDAIVDFLFSESRQGIKVNWDFLVCESVCTTPFKMATPEIEIHHRFFRNSIYSSFPQFFEEISAILSRGSISFGRYADDSIAWEKRSVFTYNRCEEELQKFQAPGFVAQKTAYFNEFYKRVGVVEALPAHQQNTRQYGPSQETQENSKLRGIGFNDAVAEKEDKPSNASQIQISDSQGISNNMEPCCQEVKNCSTENNDATIEEGMKVCRNTVEVENYFEEASVSHPPLSEGNPKCAQRKSIASSKVKQIFNKTIKHGNKVKDKIVPLESANSSVMEQPKGVGNLFQGKRRQSNRESGFISYSEHV